The following is a genomic window from Marinobacter sp. NP-4(2019).
GCCACTGGCATGAAGTCTCCTGACGATCTGCGCGCGCTGTATGATTTCTATCACCCGACCATCAAGAAGCTCGGCGGCAACGCCCGTGTACTGGTCATCGGACAGGACCCCGCCACCTGTCGCAAACCGGCCCAGGCAGCCGCCCAGCAGGCACTGGAAGGTTTTGTTCGTGCCGTGGGCAAGGAAATCGGCAAGAAAGGCGCCACCGCCAACCTGCTGTGGATGGCACCGGGCGCGGACAAGCAACTGGACTCCAGCATCCGTTTCTTCCTGTCACCCCGCTCGGCCTATGTGTCCGGCCAGGTGGCCCGCATCGGCAAGCGCGCTGAAACAGCAGCCACCAACCCCGTGGCTCCGCTGTCCGGCAAGGTTGCCCTGGTGACTGGCGCCTCCCGCGGCATCGGTGCCTCCATTGCCGAAACCCTGGCGCGTGACGGTGCAACGGTCATCGGTCTGGATATTCCGCCCGCCATGGAAGAACTCCAGAAAGTCACCGACGCCATCAAGGGCAAGGCCCTGGCCTGCGACATCACCGATGCCGGCGCCCCGAAACTGATTGCTGATTTCGTGGAAGAACACTTCGGTGGCATTGACCTGGTGATTCACAATGCCGGCATCACCCGTGACAAGACCCTTGGCAACATGCCGGAGCACTTCTGGGATATGACCATCGCCGTCAACCTGAGTGCAGAAGAACTGATTGACGAGGAACTGATGCACCGGGAACTGCTGCGCGAGAACGGCCGTATTGTGTGCATCTCCTCCATCAGCGGTATCGCTGGTAACTTTGGCCAGACCAACTACTCCACCGCCAAGTCCGGCGTTATCGGCTACGTCGAAGCCATGGCGAAACAGCTGAAGAATGGCATCACCATCAACGCCATTGCACCGGGCTTCATCGAAACGCAAATGACAGCGGCCATGCCCCTGACCATCCGCGAAGCGGGCCGGCGTATGAACAGCCTGTCCCAGGGCGGCCAGCCAGTGGACGTGGCTGAGGCCATCGCCTGGTACTGCAACCCTGGCTCAAGTGGCGTGAATGGGAACGTTGTGCGGGTGTGTGGGCAGTCGTTGATTGGCAAGTAACGCCAGAGTGCGTGGTGTCGGATTACGGCCCTTTGGGCCTAATCCGACCTACGGGGACGGCGGTCTTGATGTAGGTTGGATTAGGCGAAGCCGTAATCCAACAAGCTGACCACACAGACACGCAAAAACACCGACAACCTGCTGGCTCGGCATACATATCCATTCGAAGGGGAGAAAATGGTGGGTGGTACTGGGATCGAACCAGTGACCCTCGCCTTGTAAGGGCGATGCTCTCCCAGCTGAGCTAACCACCCGGGAATAAGAAAAATGGCGGAGCGGACGGGACTCGAACCCGCGACCCCCGGCGTGACAGGCCGGTATTCTAACCAGCTGAACTACCGCTCCGCATCAATTTCAGCCTCTCGGTCCGCAGACCTGTAAAGGTGAAACCTGAAACCGGACGGGGTGGTCCGGTGATGCTGAATGAAAATGGTGGGTGGTACTGGGATCGAACCAGTGACCCTCGCCTTGTAAGGGCGATGCTCTCCCAGCTGAGCTAACCACCCAACTTTCATCAACCGCTCACTTGCCGCTTTCGCGATTTGTTAAGTCAGCGTTGCTGTCTCAACCAAGTGAGACGCGCATTTTAAGCATTTGGTCGGCGGTGTCAAATATTTTCCGGGAATTTTCCAAAAAAAGTGGCAAGCCATTAAAAAGCGGGCATTTTTTGATCAAGAGCTACAATGCCCGCTTACGATTTTTTCTCACCATCGACCACCTTCAGATCCGGCTCCCTCTGGCCCGCATCCCTGGCTTTTCTCTGCAGTGACAGCTCACTGACCCGTCGCTTGCGGTCACCGGGCAAAGCCCGCTCCGCCAACGTGCGGTTAAGGTGATCCAGGCGCTGCCTGAACTCTTCGACTTTCTCTCCGGCGGCGCGAACAGCCGCAGGTACCAGCTCATCGGAAAACCGGCTCACACCGTGCAACAGCGAATCCTTCAATGACATATCCTATTACCCTGTGCATTTACCTGACCTAAGTGTAGTAATGCCCCCGGGGTTCTACAATCGTGATACTGCTCACACTCTGTGTCGCTTTGGTCAATCCAGAGCCGTCAGAAAATCCACCAGCCGCCGGATGCCTCCGCATTCTCCTCTCGTCGGCGTTCTTTATTGACGGCTTCGGTGGCCTCCACAATGGAAGTTCCTGCGTGGTTCGGGGCCAGCAAGTCACTGTTGAGGAAACGGGTGGACACCAGCTCCGTCGCCTGCATGGCATAACCACGGGGAACCAGTTGCAGATCACCCTGCGCCAACGGATGCTCCGGATCCAGGTCCGGGTGCGGTTGCTCCGGTTCCGACAGTTCGTTGTAACGAAGGTAGTAAATGCCACCGGCTTTGACGTCAAGCGTGGCATCGGCAATCAGGCTGAGACTGAATGAGTTCAGCCCCTCCAGCCCCAGCAGTGGCCGCCGCATCGCGATATGACGCTCGCCGGGGCTGACCTCCAGCCAGGTAAAGCTGTCATTGCGGATATTGAAGTAATGCGTGTCATCAATGTATACGCTGGGGGCCTCGATTTCCTCCGCCGCCCACTGGGAATGAGGACGGTAGAAATAGAGCAGCGCGTTGTCCCGGTTCCACTGATCGTTCGCGATATGGACAAAATCGTGACCCGAGACAGGGTGCAGAAAAGATCCAACGCTCTTGCCAATGGATTGGTAAACGGTGCAACCGGAAACCAGCATCAGCATCAGCATCGGCAAAAGCGTTACAGACAATCGGGTTTTCATTGTTATTCACTCTTCGTCCTTTGCGAGTGCCCCGATCATAGCAATCGCAAAACGGCAGAACTGAGAGCTACCGCAAGGTCTAGCGCCTCAACTCATCCACCTGCTCGGATAGTCGTACCAGCCTCGCCGTCAGCTGTGCCCGGGAGGAATCAATGGCATCAACCGTTCGCTTCAATGAACCCAACTCGGAACGGATAGCTCTCACATCACTGCCATTGGCACTGGCTTCCATCTTCTTCTCCAGAGCCCCAATGCGCCCTTCCAGGCCATCGATGCCCAGCTTCTGCTCCCGCTCAAACCGCTGTATACGACGATCAACCAACTGGTCCACACCCTCCAGGGCAGAATTCAGCTCTGTCAGCCGCTTATCTGTCTGCGCAGTGGACTCCTTCAGGCTGACAATCTGCTGCCCAAGCTCCTTACGCAGGGCGGCAAGCTCGCTTGAAAGAGATGACTCCAGATTGTCCACTGACGCGGCCAACTGCTCACGGACTCCCACCTCTTTTTCCACGGCACCGGCCAACGCCTCGAGACGCGCGTCATGCTCATCCAGGCGCTTCTTGTTGCGCTCATTGGCAATGGCCCAGAGCTTGCGAATTTCACTGTCCGCCGTATCCAGCCGCTCGTCCTGATCCGCCAGCGTCTGTTCGATGGATCGGCCTTTCTCCTCCAGATTCTCCCCGGTTTCAGACAGATCCCCCTCAAACCGCGCCAAGGCCAGCTTGCTTTGCCGAGCCCAATAATCTGCTTCCTCCAGCTGGCTTTCCAGGGCCTCGATCTGCTTTGCCTGACTGAACCAGCCACCCCCGGCAACAACAGCCAACAGAATCAGGGCGACCCACAACCCGGCGCGACCGCCACCACCGCTCCCGCCTCCGTTCGGATTCGGAGCCCTGGAAGAACGCGACCTCCCCTTTCCACCACCTGACCCGTTACCGGCAGACGCTTTCGGCTTCCCGGCAGGTTCTGACTTCCTCGGCGCACTGCCAACAGGGGACCCAGCTCTCAGTTCATCGTCATCTGGACGGATTGGTTCCATTACAACTCCCGGAATATGGACGGTTCGGATAATAAGGCCTGATAATACCCGCACTGACGGATTCATTAAAATGACGGCCCGCCAACAAAGCCAGGCGGAACACCAAGTTTGCATGGTAATTAGTCAAAACATACAATGGCCGGCTTTCTAACATACACAGGACTGTTGCATATGCAGCCGCTTGTAGGTCTCATCATGGGCTCCAAATCGGACTGGCCCACCATGGAACACGCCGCCAACATGCTCGACAAACTCGGCGTAGCCTATGAAACCCGGGTGGTGTCGGCCCACCGCACACCGGATCTGCTGTTCGACTACGCAAAAACAGCCTCCGAGCGCGGCCTGAAAGTCATCATCGCCGGCGCCGGCGGCGCCGCCCACCTGCCGGGCATGGTGGCATCCCAGACCTCACTGCCGGTGCTGGGAGTTCCCGTTCAGTCCAAAGCCCTTAACGGCCTGGATTCGCTGCTGTCCATCGTCCAGATGCCGGGCGGCATTGCCGTTGGTACACTGGCAATTGGCAAGGCCGGCGCCACCAACGCAGGCCTGCTGGCGGCGCAGATTGTCGGAACGTTCAATGATGACGTGCGTAAAGCCGTCGATGAGTTCCGCAAGAATCAGACACAGACGGTTCTGGATAATCCCGATCCCCGGGATCAATAAAGCGCGGGGGTTGTGTTGGATTAGGCGCAGCCGTAATCCAACAACCCGACCATCGGACTCAAAAGTTCATTGAGCAGGGTGGGGAGGTCTTTATAAAAAAACACCGCCTGTCTGAGCAAAGCGAGTTAAAGCGGAGTTTTTTTATAAAGACCTCCCCACCCTGCTCCGCCACCAAGACAAATGGCCTATGATGCCAGGAGAACACAGATGAGAATTGGTGTACTAGGCGCCGGCCAACTGGGACGCATGCTGGCCCTGGCCGGTTACCCGCTGGCCAAGACGTTTGTATTCTATGACATGTCCGGCAGCCCCAGCGCCGGCCTGGGCGAAGTCATCATCGACCGCGAAGGCGAGTACCTGGATGACTTCCTCTCCCGCGTTGATCGGGTCACCTACGAATTCGAACACCTGCCGGTCGAGGTGGCCGAAAAAATTGCCGCACACAAACCAGTGCACCCTTGCCCGCGCGCACTCCAGGTGTGCCAGAATCGCGAAGCCGAGAAAACCCTGTTCGGTCAACTGGGCATTCCCACGCCGGAATGGAAAATCGCAGACAGCGCCGAATCCCTGCAGGCTGCCGCCGAAGAACTCGGCTGCCCCGTCGTTGCCAAGTCCAATACCGAAGGGTATGACGGCAAAGGCCAGGCTGTGCTCAAAAGCCCGGAAGACGCCGCCGCTGCCTGGGAGGCCATCGGCCACCCACGGCTGATCGTGGAAAAATTTGTCGACTTTCAGCGGGAAGTATCCATCATCGCCGTGCGCGGCGAAGACGGAGCACTCGCCTTCTACCCTATCGCCGAAAACACCCACCACGAAGGCATCCTGCGCTACTCCATCGCCCCGGCACCGGGCCTGGAGAAACACATTCAGGACGATGCCGAACGCTACATCAAGGCACTCTTGAACGAGCTGGACTACGTCGGCGTACTGACACTGGAACTGTTTGAAACCGCCACTGGCCTGGTCGCCAACGAAATGGCCCCGAGAGTTCATAATTCCGGCCACTGGACCATTGAAGGCGCCATGACCAGCCAGTTCGAAAACCATATCCGCGCGGTCAGCGGGCATCCGCTGGGCAACGTTGCCCCCCGGGGCGTGAGCTGCATGATCAACATCATCGGCGAGCATGGAGACATTGAACGTATCCTGGAACTGCCTTACGCTCATGTTCACCTCTATAATAAAGGTGAACGCCCGGGCCGGAAGCTCGGGCACGTCAACATCCTGGCGGACAGTTACGAAGAGCTGGTATGGCGGGTCAAGAACTGCGCACAGTTCCTGCCCGGCAGCCCCGAGTTTAAAAGTTCTTTAACACCAAAGGGTTGATATAACTCAAAGCAGCCCTATATTCACATAAGCGTCATTCACATAAACAGAGAGAACCAGGGAGAACGACCTCATGGCATTTGAACTTCCCGCACTACCGTACGAAAAAAACGCACTGGAACCACACATCTCTCAGGAAACACTCGAATACCATTACGGCAAACACCACAACACCTACGTGACCAAGCTGAACGGCCTGGTTGAAGGTACGGACAACGCCAACAAGTCACTTGAAGACATCATCAAAAGCGCCAGCGGCCCACTGTTCAACAACGCCGCTCAGGTTTGGAACCACACGTTCTACTGGCACTGCATGAGCCCCAATGGTGGCGGTGAGCCAACCGGCGCAGCCGCGGATGCCATCAACAAGGCGTTTGGCTCTTTCGAAGAGTTCAAGAAAGAGTTCAATGACAAGGCTGCCAACAACTTCGGTTCCGGCTGGACCTGGCTGGTGAAGAAGGCTGACGGCAGCGTTGCTATCGTCAATACCAGCAACGCGGAAACGCCGCTGACCGGTGCCGACAAGCCGGTTCTGACCGTTGACGTCTGGGAGCACGCGTACTATATCGATTACCGCAACTCCCGTCCGAACTACCTGGAAGCATTCTGGAAGCTGGTAAACTGGGATTTCGTTAACGAAAACCTGGCGTAATACAGCTCCCGAAACCGTGCTGATTCAGTACGGCACAGAAAAACGCCCGCTGCTCAGCGGGCGTTTTTCGTTTGTGCTCTAAAAAACCTTACAAATTGACACAGCGCCCCCCCTGAAAACTTTGCAAAAATCGCCGATACTGGGTGCAGCGGCACAAATATGGACCATACTGAACAATAACAAATCGCAGTCGATCCGGCGCCCAACCGACAGAACGGGAGCTGATCCTGACGTAACGGATGATAACGAGCCTTCATGCAAAACAGCTTTGAGGTAGAACATCGCCTGAGTTACCGGGTCCTACGATGGGTATTAGGTGTCGCACTGATCAGTGGCATCATTATCAGCGCCATTCAGGTTGCCCTGGATGTCAGCCGTGTGTCCCGCGCGCTTGACGATCACGCGGTTCAAACCATCGCACTGGTTCATGACGCAGCCACCCAGGCCGTCTTCAGTATCGACTCAGAGCTGGCTCAACAAGTCGTGGATGGGCTTTTCGAGCAGGAAGCCATGCATCAGGCCAGCATCACGCATCCGGATGGCGAGCCCCTGGGGTCCGGCAACCGGCCACTGCAACAAAACCCGTTCCGGCCCATTACCGATCCTATCTTCAGTCCGGAGCGGGAATACAGGCAATCACTGTCGCGCCCCGGTAGCCCGGATACCATCTACGGCTACCTGGAAGTCCACTATGACACCGCCCCTGCAGCACGGACCTGGCTTGAACGCGCTGCCGTTACATTTATCTCCGGTATCGCTACGGCGGTCATTCTTGGGATGGCCCTGTATGTGGTTTTCCACCTGCTAGTGACACGGCCGCTGCTACGCATCGTCCATTCCGTAAAACAGGTCAACCCCGAACACCCGGACGACCGCCTGCTAACACTCCCTCAGGGCCATCAGGCCGATGAACTGGGCCTCTGGGTCAATGCCACCAATAACCTGTTGGCTTCCATCGGCGACACCCAGAAACGCCACCGTGAAGCGGAAGATCGCGTTAACCGGTTATCCCGCTACGATCAACTGACCGGCCTGCCCAGCCGAGAGACGTTTATGGATCTGCTCAAGGCAGACATAGAGGAATCGGAGACCAGAAAGAATACCTTGTCCCTGATGGTCTGCGGCATTGATGACTTCAAGTCCGTGAATGAACAATGTGGGTTCAGTACCGGCGACCTTATCCTGCAAACCATCGCGGATCGCCTGATGCAGCAACTCGGCAGTCATCGGTTTACCATTGCTCGCCTGGGAAGCGACCAGTTTGTTGTGGTCGAGAAAGGCCTGCGGGACGGGTACCAGGCCGCGGATACCGCCGAACATATTCTGGACTGCATCAATCAACCGGTGATCCTGGATGGCCAGACCGTCGCCATGACCGCTACCCTGGGCATCGCCATGTTCCCGAATGACGCCGCCAAGGCTGACCGGCTGCTGCAGTGCGCGGAACAGACCATGGCCCTGGCCAAACAGAGTGGCGACAGCCACTTTCAGTTTTATGTCGCCAGTATCGACCGGGAGATCCGTGAGCGAAAGCAGTTGGAGAAGGAACTGTCAAAGGCGTTGGCAAACCACGAATTCCATCTGGTGTATCAACCCCAGATTAACCTGGAAAGCCGTCGGATTATTGGTGCGGAAGCCCTTATACGTTGGGATCACCCGGTCAGGGGCCTGGTGCCACCGGATCTCTTTATTCCGATTACCGAGGTCAACGGCAGCATTGTCGAGATCGGACAGTGGGTTCTGGACCAGGCATGCTGCCAGGCCGCACGCTGGGCGGCCGATGGCATGCCCCTGCGTATTGCCATCAACCTGTCGGCTGTGCAGTTACGCCGGGACACCATTGTTGATGACATCCTAGACACCTTGGAACGACACAAAATTCCAGCCGGTCGCCTGGAACTCGAAGTCACGGAAACCAGTTTCATGACCAACCTTGAGGATGCAGTTGAAAAACTCCACCGGCTTCACAACGCGGGGATCGGC
Proteins encoded in this region:
- a CDS encoding putative bifunctional diguanylate cyclase/phosphodiesterase; this encodes MQNSFEVEHRLSYRVLRWVLGVALISGIIISAIQVALDVSRVSRALDDHAVQTIALVHDAATQAVFSIDSELAQQVVDGLFEQEAMHQASITHPDGEPLGSGNRPLQQNPFRPITDPIFSPEREYRQSLSRPGSPDTIYGYLEVHYDTAPAARTWLERAAVTFISGIATAVILGMALYVVFHLLVTRPLLRIVHSVKQVNPEHPDDRLLTLPQGHQADELGLWVNATNNLLASIGDTQKRHREAEDRVNRLSRYDQLTGLPSRETFMDLLKADIEESETRKNTLSLMVCGIDDFKSVNEQCGFSTGDLILQTIADRLMQQLGSHRFTIARLGSDQFVVVEKGLRDGYQAADTAEHILDCINQPVILDGQTVAMTATLGIAMFPNDAAKADRLLQCAEQTMALAKQSGDSHFQFYVASIDREIRERKQLEKELSKALANHEFHLVYQPQINLESRRIIGAEALIRWDHPVRGLVPPDLFIPITEVNGSIVEIGQWVLDQACCQAARWAADGMPLRIAINLSAVQLRRDTIVDDILDTLERHKIPAGRLELEVTETSFMTNLEDAVEKLHRLHNAGIGIAVDDFGTGYSSLTYLKRMPVQHLKIDKQFIRDLLVNEDDTRIANTIIDLGRSLNLSVVAEGVETAEQEYYLTQRGCKLAQGYFFSKPLLPDDFETFVAGFHQKIVENNA
- the purE gene encoding 5-(carboxyamino)imidazole ribonucleotide mutase; translation: MQPLVGLIMGSKSDWPTMEHAANMLDKLGVAYETRVVSAHRTPDLLFDYAKTASERGLKVIIAGAGGAAHLPGMVASQTSLPVLGVPVQSKALNGLDSLLSIVQMPGGIAVGTLAIGKAGATNAGLLAAQIVGTFNDDVRKAVDEFRKNQTQTVLDNPDPRDQ
- a CDS encoding 3-oxoacyl-ACP reductase, translating into MSDLYLKLVNTPVGKTAAQSLGLPSPVPLKRWKRSDQPFIEGNVLVGAAGGAKAIGAIGSVLGASAARILHADGPDTLKDSAKAGNKAQPLDVSGDINEKFSALVFDATGMKSPDDLRALYDFYHPTIKKLGGNARVLVIGQDPATCRKPAQAAAQQALEGFVRAVGKEIGKKGATANLLWMAPGADKQLDSSIRFFLSPRSAYVSGQVARIGKRAETAATNPVAPLSGKVALVTGASRGIGASIAETLARDGATVIGLDIPPAMEELQKVTDAIKGKALACDITDAGAPKLIADFVEEHFGGIDLVIHNAGITRDKTLGNMPEHFWDMTIAVNLSAEELIDEELMHRELLRENGRIVCISSISGIAGNFGQTNYSTAKSGVIGYVEAMAKQLKNGITINAIAPGFIETQMTAAMPLTIREAGRRMNSLSQGGQPVDVAEAIAWYCNPGSSGVNGNVVRVCGQSLIGK
- a CDS encoding DUF2846 domain-containing protein, producing the protein MSVTLLPMLMLMLVSGCTVYQSIGKSVGSFLHPVSGHDFVHIANDQWNRDNALLYFYRPHSQWAAEEIEAPSVYIDDTHYFNIRNDSFTWLEVSPGERHIAMRRPLLGLEGLNSFSLSLIADATLDVKAGGIYYLRYNELSEPEQPHPDLDPEHPLAQGDLQLVPRGYAMQATELVSTRFLNSDLLAPNHAGTSIVEATEAVNKERRREENAEASGGWWIF
- the sodB gene encoding superoxide dismutase [Fe]; the encoded protein is MAFELPALPYEKNALEPHISQETLEYHYGKHHNTYVTKLNGLVEGTDNANKSLEDIIKSASGPLFNNAAQVWNHTFYWHCMSPNGGGEPTGAAADAINKAFGSFEEFKKEFNDKAANNFGSGWTWLVKKADGSVAIVNTSNAETPLTGADKPVLTVDVWEHAYYIDYRNSRPNYLEAFWKLVNWDFVNENLA
- a CDS encoding 5-(carboxyamino)imidazole ribonucleotide synthase, with protein sequence MRIGVLGAGQLGRMLALAGYPLAKTFVFYDMSGSPSAGLGEVIIDREGEYLDDFLSRVDRVTYEFEHLPVEVAEKIAAHKPVHPCPRALQVCQNREAEKTLFGQLGIPTPEWKIADSAESLQAAAEELGCPVVAKSNTEGYDGKGQAVLKSPEDAAAAWEAIGHPRLIVEKFVDFQREVSIIAVRGEDGALAFYPIAENTHHEGILRYSIAPAPGLEKHIQDDAERYIKALLNELDYVGVLTLELFETATGLVANEMAPRVHNSGHWTIEGAMTSQFENHIRAVSGHPLGNVAPRGVSCMINIIGEHGDIERILELPYAHVHLYNKGERPGRKLGHVNILADSYEELVWRVKNCAQFLPGSPEFKSSLTPKG